One Xiphias gladius isolate SHS-SW01 ecotype Sanya breed wild chromosome 13, ASM1685928v1, whole genome shotgun sequence genomic window carries:
- the arhgef7b gene encoding rho guanine nucleotide exchange factor 7b isoform X4: protein MNSAEQTVTWLITLGVLESPKKSISDPEAFLQASLQDGAVLCRLLERLRPGTVDKFFQEPRSDSECQRNIAEFLKGCGAFGVEPFEVNDLLQGLNFSKVLNSLVNLNKATEGVSGDSVCVPHSSTLRIKSFDSLNTQSRSSKLLQPQYRSLDMSEGSGCGQLLVRARFAFQQTNEDELSFSKGDIISVSRQEEGGWWEGSFNGKTGWFPSNYVRELKGSDKTSSDKPKSGTLKSPPKGFDNTIISKTYYNVVLQNILEAESEYSRELQSLLGSYLRSLYPTDRLSTVDISHIQGNLEEISTFQQILVQSLEEHTKLPESQQRIGGFFLSLMPQMKIIYVAYCSNHPFAVNVLTQHSEELGEYMESKGASTPGILTLTTSLSKPFTRLERYPTLLKELDRHMEDQHPDRADLHASMAAFKNLGAQCQEVRKKKELELQILTEPIRNWEGDDIRTLGPVLHMSQAAVHTQNCQESNERYLVLFPHTLLMLSASLRMSGFIYQGRMPLSGMLISRIEDGENLRNAFEISGGQCERIQVACNSQHDLQEWLDLLTKHTHTPAAHTHSHKPQSVCHTLPSHPVTPTRHSESRGGSIGHTYHTLPHPSSYGTAHSGSPMWGPLEPPSTPKPWSLSCLRPAPPLRPSAALCYKEDMSKSPKNMKKLLPKRKPERKPSEEDFTVRKSTAALEEDAQILKVIEAYCTSAKTRQTLNSTWQGTDLMHNHVLADTSLTIAGFPGNLPCSDQSEDSDYDSIWTAHSYRTASFSRSSRKDVHMLFPEEEKIIVEETRSNGQTVVEERSLVDTVYSLKDEVQELKQDNKRMKRTLEEEQRARKELERIIRRVLKNMNDPTWDETNL, encoded by the exons ATGAATTCGGCCGAACAGACGGTAACGTGGCTCATCACGCTGGGAGTCCTGGAGTCTCCCAAGAAAAGCATCTCGGACCCAGAGGCTTTCCTCCAGGCGTCTCTGCAGGATGGAGCGGTGCTGTGCAGGCTGCTGGAGCGACTCAGACCCGGCACGGTGGACAAA TTTTTCCAGGAGCCGAGGAGCGACAGCGAGTGTCAGAGGAACATTGCCGAGTTTCTTAAAGGCTGCGGGGCTTTCGGTGTGGAG CCCTTTGAGGTCAATGACCTCCTGCAGGGACTGAACTTCTCCAAGGTCCTAAACTCCTTGGTTAACCTTAACAAAGCTACTGAAG GTGTTTCtggagacagtgtgtgtgtgccgcaCTCCTCGACATTGAGGATCAAGTCTTTTGATTCTCTGAACACTCAGAGTCGCTCCTCTAAACTGCTGCAGCCTCAGTACCGCAGCCTG GACATGTCGGAGGGCAGTGGGTGTGGCCAGTTGCTGGTCAGGGCGCGCTTTGCCTTCCAGCAGACCAATGAGGACGAACTCTCTTTCTCCAAGGGTGACATCATCAGCGTGAGCaggcaggaggaggggggctgGTGGGAAGGCTCGTTCAACGGCAAGACTGGGTGGTTCCCCAGTAACTATGTACGGGAGCTGAAAGGAAGCG aTAAGACATCATCAGACAAGCCAAAGTCTGGGACTTTAAAAAGTCCACCCAAAGGTTTTGACAACACTATCATCAGCAAGACCTACTACAACGTG GTCCTACAGAACATCCTGGAAGCAGAGAGTGAATATTCAAGGGAGCTACAGAGTCTTCTGGGCTCATACCTGCGCTCACTTTATCCCACAGACAg ACTCAGCACTGTGGACATCAGTCATATTCAAGGAAATCTGGAGGAGATCTCAACCTTCCAGCAGATATTGGTTCAGTCCTTAGAAGAGCATACAAA ACTCCCAGAGAGCCAGCAGAGGATTGGGGGGTTCTTCCTGAGTCTGATGCCCCAAATGAAGATCATCTATGTGGCCTACTGCTCCAACCACCCGTTTGCTGTCAATGTACTCACACAACACAG TGAGGAGCTGGGGGAGTACATGGAGTCTAAGGGGGCATCCACACCAGGGATCCTCACTCTGACTACTAGTTTGAGTAAACCCTTCACTAGACTGGAGAGGTACCCAACTCTGCTGAAAGAACTGGACAGACACATGGAG GACCAACACCCTGACAGAGCTGATCTTCATGCTTCCATGGCGGCCTTCAAAAACCTTGga gcTCAGTGTCAGGaagtgaggaagaagaaggagctgGAGTTGCAGATTTTAACAGAGCCAATCAGAAACTGGGAGGGGGATGACATTAGAACCCTCGGCCCTGTTCTGCACATGTCCCAGGCCGCAGTCCACACACAGAACTGTCAG gagTCAAATGAACGCTACCTCGTCCTCTTCCCTCATACGCTGCTCATGCTGTCTGCCAGCCTGAGAATGAGTGGATTCATCTATCAG gGGAGGATGCCACTATCAGGAATGCTCATCTCCAGAATAGAAGATGGAGAAAACCTAAGGAATGCGTTCGAAATATCTG GTGGCCAGTGTGAGCGGATACAGGTGGCGTGTAACAGTCAGCACGATCTACAGGAGTGGCTAGACCTTctcaccaaacacacacacactccggccgcacacacacactcgcacaagcctcagtctgtctgtcacaca tTGCCCTCTCACCCCGTCACTCCTACCAGACACTCTGAGTCACGTGGAGGGAGCATTGGACACACCTACCACACCCTTCCCCACCCCTCCTCATATGGGACGGCACACAGTGGCAGCCCAATGTGGGGGCCCCTGGAGCCACCGAGTACGCCCAAACCCTGGAGCCTGAGCTGCCTTCGCCCTGCGCCTCCGCTCCGGCCCTCTGCCGCTCTATGCTACAAGGAG GATATGAGTAAAAGTCCTAAGAACATGAAGAAGCTGCTCCCTAAGAGGAAGCCAGAGAGGAAGCCGTCAGAAGAGGACTTCACCGTCAGAAAGA GTACAGCCGCTCTAGAGGAGGATGCTCAGATACTGAAAGTGATTGAGGCCTACTGTACCAGTGCCAAGACACGACAGACTCTCAACTCca CCTGGCAAGGGACTGACCTCATGCACAACCATGTACTTGCTGACACCAGCCTCACCATCGCTGGTTTCCCTGGCAACCTGCCATGTTCTGACCAGTCAGAGGACTCGGATTATGACAGTATCTGGACCGCCCATAGTTACAGGACTGCCTCGTTTTCTC GCTCCAGCAGGAAGGATGTTCACATGTTGTTcccagaggaggagaagattaTAGTAGAGGAAACCAGGAGCAATGGACAAACTGTggtggaggagag GAGCCTGGTGGACACTGTGTACAGTCTCAAGGATGAGGTCCAGGAACTCAAACAG gACAacaagaggatgaagaggacgctggaggaggagcagcgaGCAAGGAAGGAGCTGGAAAGGATCATCAGGAGAGTTCTGAAGAACATGAACGACCCAACCTGGGATGAGACTAACCTCTGA
- the arhgef7b gene encoding rho guanine nucleotide exchange factor 7b isoform X1 → MNSAEQTVTWLITLGVLESPKKSISDPEAFLQASLQDGAVLCRLLERLRPGTVDKFFQEPRSDSECQRNIAEFLKGCGAFGVEPFEVNDLLQGLNFSKVLNSLVNLNKATEGVSGDSVCVPHSSTLRIKSFDSLNTQSRSSKLLQPQYRSLDMSEGSGCGQLLVRARFAFQQTNEDELSFSKGDIISVSRQEEGGWWEGSFNGKTGWFPSNYVRELKGSDKTSSDKPKSGTLKSPPKGFDNTIISKTYYNVVLQNILEAESEYSRELQSLLGSYLRSLYPTDRLSTVDISHIQGNLEEISTFQQILVQSLEEHTKLPESQQRIGGFFLSLMPQMKIIYVAYCSNHPFAVNVLTQHSEELGEYMESKGASTPGILTLTTSLSKPFTRLERYPTLLKELDRHMEDQHPDRADLHASMAAFKNLGAQCQEVRKKKELELQILTEPIRNWEGDDIRTLGPVLHMSQAAVHTQNCQESNERYLVLFPHTLLMLSASLRMSGFIYQGRMPLSGMLISRIEDGENLRNAFEISGGQCERIQVACNSQHDLQEWLDLLTKHTHTPAAHTHSHKPQSVCHTLPSHPVTPTRHSESRGGSIGHTYHTLPHPSSYGTAHSGSPMWGPLEPPSTPKPWSLSCLRPAPPLRPSAALCYKEDMSKSPKNMKKLLPKRKPERKPSEEDFTVRKSTAALEEDAQILKVIEAYCTSAKTRQTLNSSSSRKDVHMLFPEEEKIIVEETRSNGQTVVEERSLVDTVYSLKDEVQELKQDNKRMKRTLEEEQRARKELERIIRRVLKNMNDPTWDETNL, encoded by the exons ATGAATTCGGCCGAACAGACGGTAACGTGGCTCATCACGCTGGGAGTCCTGGAGTCTCCCAAGAAAAGCATCTCGGACCCAGAGGCTTTCCTCCAGGCGTCTCTGCAGGATGGAGCGGTGCTGTGCAGGCTGCTGGAGCGACTCAGACCCGGCACGGTGGACAAA TTTTTCCAGGAGCCGAGGAGCGACAGCGAGTGTCAGAGGAACATTGCCGAGTTTCTTAAAGGCTGCGGGGCTTTCGGTGTGGAG CCCTTTGAGGTCAATGACCTCCTGCAGGGACTGAACTTCTCCAAGGTCCTAAACTCCTTGGTTAACCTTAACAAAGCTACTGAAG GTGTTTCtggagacagtgtgtgtgtgccgcaCTCCTCGACATTGAGGATCAAGTCTTTTGATTCTCTGAACACTCAGAGTCGCTCCTCTAAACTGCTGCAGCCTCAGTACCGCAGCCTG GACATGTCGGAGGGCAGTGGGTGTGGCCAGTTGCTGGTCAGGGCGCGCTTTGCCTTCCAGCAGACCAATGAGGACGAACTCTCTTTCTCCAAGGGTGACATCATCAGCGTGAGCaggcaggaggaggggggctgGTGGGAAGGCTCGTTCAACGGCAAGACTGGGTGGTTCCCCAGTAACTATGTACGGGAGCTGAAAGGAAGCG aTAAGACATCATCAGACAAGCCAAAGTCTGGGACTTTAAAAAGTCCACCCAAAGGTTTTGACAACACTATCATCAGCAAGACCTACTACAACGTG GTCCTACAGAACATCCTGGAAGCAGAGAGTGAATATTCAAGGGAGCTACAGAGTCTTCTGGGCTCATACCTGCGCTCACTTTATCCCACAGACAg ACTCAGCACTGTGGACATCAGTCATATTCAAGGAAATCTGGAGGAGATCTCAACCTTCCAGCAGATATTGGTTCAGTCCTTAGAAGAGCATACAAA ACTCCCAGAGAGCCAGCAGAGGATTGGGGGGTTCTTCCTGAGTCTGATGCCCCAAATGAAGATCATCTATGTGGCCTACTGCTCCAACCACCCGTTTGCTGTCAATGTACTCACACAACACAG TGAGGAGCTGGGGGAGTACATGGAGTCTAAGGGGGCATCCACACCAGGGATCCTCACTCTGACTACTAGTTTGAGTAAACCCTTCACTAGACTGGAGAGGTACCCAACTCTGCTGAAAGAACTGGACAGACACATGGAG GACCAACACCCTGACAGAGCTGATCTTCATGCTTCCATGGCGGCCTTCAAAAACCTTGga gcTCAGTGTCAGGaagtgaggaagaagaaggagctgGAGTTGCAGATTTTAACAGAGCCAATCAGAAACTGGGAGGGGGATGACATTAGAACCCTCGGCCCTGTTCTGCACATGTCCCAGGCCGCAGTCCACACACAGAACTGTCAG gagTCAAATGAACGCTACCTCGTCCTCTTCCCTCATACGCTGCTCATGCTGTCTGCCAGCCTGAGAATGAGTGGATTCATCTATCAG gGGAGGATGCCACTATCAGGAATGCTCATCTCCAGAATAGAAGATGGAGAAAACCTAAGGAATGCGTTCGAAATATCTG GTGGCCAGTGTGAGCGGATACAGGTGGCGTGTAACAGTCAGCACGATCTACAGGAGTGGCTAGACCTTctcaccaaacacacacacactccggccgcacacacacactcgcacaagcctcagtctgtctgtcacaca tTGCCCTCTCACCCCGTCACTCCTACCAGACACTCTGAGTCACGTGGAGGGAGCATTGGACACACCTACCACACCCTTCCCCACCCCTCCTCATATGGGACGGCACACAGTGGCAGCCCAATGTGGGGGCCCCTGGAGCCACCGAGTACGCCCAAACCCTGGAGCCTGAGCTGCCTTCGCCCTGCGCCTCCGCTCCGGCCCTCTGCCGCTCTATGCTACAAGGAG GATATGAGTAAAAGTCCTAAGAACATGAAGAAGCTGCTCCCTAAGAGGAAGCCAGAGAGGAAGCCGTCAGAAGAGGACTTCACCGTCAGAAAGA GTACAGCCGCTCTAGAGGAGGATGCTCAGATACTGAAAGTGATTGAGGCCTACTGTACCAGTGCCAAGACACGACAGACTCTCAACTCca GCTCCAGCAGGAAGGATGTTCACATGTTGTTcccagaggaggagaagattaTAGTAGAGGAAACCAGGAGCAATGGACAAACTGTggtggaggagag GAGCCTGGTGGACACTGTGTACAGTCTCAAGGATGAGGTCCAGGAACTCAAACAG gACAacaagaggatgaagaggacgctggaggaggagcagcgaGCAAGGAAGGAGCTGGAAAGGATCATCAGGAGAGTTCTGAAGAACATGAACGACCCAACCTGGGATGAGACTAACCTCTGA
- the arhgef7b gene encoding rho guanine nucleotide exchange factor 7b isoform X2, which yields MNSAEQTVTWLITLGVLESPKKSISDPEAFLQASLQDGAVLCRLLERLRPGTVDKFFQEPRSDSECQRNIAEFLKGCGAFGVEPFEVNDLLQGLNFSKVLNSLVNLNKATEGVSGDSVCVPHSSTLRIKSFDSLNTQSRSSKLLQPQYRSLDMSEGSGCGQLLVRARFAFQQTNEDELSFSKGDIISVSRQEEGGWWEGSFNGKTGWFPSNYVRELKGSDKTSSDKPKSGTLKSPPKGFDNTIISKTYYNVVLQNILEAESEYSRELQSLLGSYLRSLYPTDRLSTVDISHIQGNLEEISTFQQILVQSLEEHTKLPESQQRIGGFFLSLMPQMKIIYVAYCSNHPFAVNVLTQHSEELGEYMESKGASTPGILTLTTSLSKPFTRLERYPTLLKELDRHMEDQHPDRADLHASMAAFKNLGAQCQEVRKKKELELQILTEPIRNWEGDDIRTLGPVLHMSQAAVHTQNCQESNERYLVLFPHTLLMLSASLRMSGFIYQGRMPLSGMLISRIEDGENLRNAFEISGGQCERIQVACNSQHDLQEWLDLLTKHTHTPAAHTHSHKPQSVCHTLPSHPVTPTRHSESRGGSIGHTYHTLPHPSSYGTAHSGSPMWGPLEPPSTPKPWSLSCLRPAPPLRPSAALCYKEDMSKSPKNMKKLLPKRKPERKPSEEDFTVRKSTAALEEDAQILKVIEAYCTSAKTRQTLNSSSSRKDVHMLFPEEEKIIVEETRSNGQTVVEERRFTVKQSCAVPAGAWWTLCTVSRMRSRNSNRTTRG from the exons ATGAATTCGGCCGAACAGACGGTAACGTGGCTCATCACGCTGGGAGTCCTGGAGTCTCCCAAGAAAAGCATCTCGGACCCAGAGGCTTTCCTCCAGGCGTCTCTGCAGGATGGAGCGGTGCTGTGCAGGCTGCTGGAGCGACTCAGACCCGGCACGGTGGACAAA TTTTTCCAGGAGCCGAGGAGCGACAGCGAGTGTCAGAGGAACATTGCCGAGTTTCTTAAAGGCTGCGGGGCTTTCGGTGTGGAG CCCTTTGAGGTCAATGACCTCCTGCAGGGACTGAACTTCTCCAAGGTCCTAAACTCCTTGGTTAACCTTAACAAAGCTACTGAAG GTGTTTCtggagacagtgtgtgtgtgccgcaCTCCTCGACATTGAGGATCAAGTCTTTTGATTCTCTGAACACTCAGAGTCGCTCCTCTAAACTGCTGCAGCCTCAGTACCGCAGCCTG GACATGTCGGAGGGCAGTGGGTGTGGCCAGTTGCTGGTCAGGGCGCGCTTTGCCTTCCAGCAGACCAATGAGGACGAACTCTCTTTCTCCAAGGGTGACATCATCAGCGTGAGCaggcaggaggaggggggctgGTGGGAAGGCTCGTTCAACGGCAAGACTGGGTGGTTCCCCAGTAACTATGTACGGGAGCTGAAAGGAAGCG aTAAGACATCATCAGACAAGCCAAAGTCTGGGACTTTAAAAAGTCCACCCAAAGGTTTTGACAACACTATCATCAGCAAGACCTACTACAACGTG GTCCTACAGAACATCCTGGAAGCAGAGAGTGAATATTCAAGGGAGCTACAGAGTCTTCTGGGCTCATACCTGCGCTCACTTTATCCCACAGACAg ACTCAGCACTGTGGACATCAGTCATATTCAAGGAAATCTGGAGGAGATCTCAACCTTCCAGCAGATATTGGTTCAGTCCTTAGAAGAGCATACAAA ACTCCCAGAGAGCCAGCAGAGGATTGGGGGGTTCTTCCTGAGTCTGATGCCCCAAATGAAGATCATCTATGTGGCCTACTGCTCCAACCACCCGTTTGCTGTCAATGTACTCACACAACACAG TGAGGAGCTGGGGGAGTACATGGAGTCTAAGGGGGCATCCACACCAGGGATCCTCACTCTGACTACTAGTTTGAGTAAACCCTTCACTAGACTGGAGAGGTACCCAACTCTGCTGAAAGAACTGGACAGACACATGGAG GACCAACACCCTGACAGAGCTGATCTTCATGCTTCCATGGCGGCCTTCAAAAACCTTGga gcTCAGTGTCAGGaagtgaggaagaagaaggagctgGAGTTGCAGATTTTAACAGAGCCAATCAGAAACTGGGAGGGGGATGACATTAGAACCCTCGGCCCTGTTCTGCACATGTCCCAGGCCGCAGTCCACACACAGAACTGTCAG gagTCAAATGAACGCTACCTCGTCCTCTTCCCTCATACGCTGCTCATGCTGTCTGCCAGCCTGAGAATGAGTGGATTCATCTATCAG gGGAGGATGCCACTATCAGGAATGCTCATCTCCAGAATAGAAGATGGAGAAAACCTAAGGAATGCGTTCGAAATATCTG GTGGCCAGTGTGAGCGGATACAGGTGGCGTGTAACAGTCAGCACGATCTACAGGAGTGGCTAGACCTTctcaccaaacacacacacactccggccgcacacacacactcgcacaagcctcagtctgtctgtcacaca tTGCCCTCTCACCCCGTCACTCCTACCAGACACTCTGAGTCACGTGGAGGGAGCATTGGACACACCTACCACACCCTTCCCCACCCCTCCTCATATGGGACGGCACACAGTGGCAGCCCAATGTGGGGGCCCCTGGAGCCACCGAGTACGCCCAAACCCTGGAGCCTGAGCTGCCTTCGCCCTGCGCCTCCGCTCCGGCCCTCTGCCGCTCTATGCTACAAGGAG GATATGAGTAAAAGTCCTAAGAACATGAAGAAGCTGCTCCCTAAGAGGAAGCCAGAGAGGAAGCCGTCAGAAGAGGACTTCACCGTCAGAAAGA GTACAGCCGCTCTAGAGGAGGATGCTCAGATACTGAAAGTGATTGAGGCCTACTGTACCAGTGCCAAGACACGACAGACTCTCAACTCca GCTCCAGCAGGAAGGATGTTCACATGTTGTTcccagaggaggagaagattaTAGTAGAGGAAACCAGGAGCAATGGACAAACTGTggtggaggagag GCGTTTTACAGTAAAGCAGAGCTGTGCTGTTCCTGCAGGAGCCTGGTGGACACTGTGTACAGTCTCAAGGATGAGGTCCAGGAACTCAAACAG gACAacaagaggatga
- the arhgef7b gene encoding rho guanine nucleotide exchange factor 7b isoform X3 yields the protein MNSAEQTVTWLITLGVLESPKKSISDPEAFLQASLQDGAVLCRLLERLRPGTVDKFFQEPRSDSECQRNIAEFLKGCGAFGVEPFEVNDLLQGLNFSKVLNSLVNLNKATEGVSGDSVCVPHSSTLRIKSFDSLNTQSRSSKLLQPQYRSLDMSEGSGCGQLLVRARFAFQQTNEDELSFSKGDIISVSRQEEGGWWEGSFNGKTGWFPSNYVRELKGSDKTSSDKPKSGTLKSPPKGFDNTIISKTYYNVVLQNILEAESEYSRELQSLLGSYLRSLYPTDRLSTVDISHIQGNLEEISTFQQILVQSLEEHTKLPESQQRIGGFFLSLMPQMKIIYVAYCSNHPFAVNVLTQHSEELGEYMESKGASTPGILTLTTSLSKPFTRLERYPTLLKELDRHMEDQHPDRADLHASMAAFKNLGAQCQEVRKKKELELQILTEPIRNWEGDDIRTLGPVLHMSQAAVHTQNCQESNERYLVLFPHTLLMLSASLRMSGFIYQGRMPLSGMLISRIEDGENLRNAFEISGGQCERIQVACNSQHDLQEWLDLLTKHTHTPAAHTHSHKPQSVCHTLPSHPVTPTRHSESRGGSIGHTYHTLPHPSSYGTAHSGSPMWGPLEPPSTPKPWSLSCLRPAPPLRPSAALCYKEDMSKSPKNMKKLLPKRKPERKPSEEDFTVRKSTAALEEDAQILKVIEAYCTSAKTRQTLNSSSSRKDVHMLFPEEEKIIVEETRSNGQTVVEERAVLFLQEPGGHCVQSQG from the exons ATGAATTCGGCCGAACAGACGGTAACGTGGCTCATCACGCTGGGAGTCCTGGAGTCTCCCAAGAAAAGCATCTCGGACCCAGAGGCTTTCCTCCAGGCGTCTCTGCAGGATGGAGCGGTGCTGTGCAGGCTGCTGGAGCGACTCAGACCCGGCACGGTGGACAAA TTTTTCCAGGAGCCGAGGAGCGACAGCGAGTGTCAGAGGAACATTGCCGAGTTTCTTAAAGGCTGCGGGGCTTTCGGTGTGGAG CCCTTTGAGGTCAATGACCTCCTGCAGGGACTGAACTTCTCCAAGGTCCTAAACTCCTTGGTTAACCTTAACAAAGCTACTGAAG GTGTTTCtggagacagtgtgtgtgtgccgcaCTCCTCGACATTGAGGATCAAGTCTTTTGATTCTCTGAACACTCAGAGTCGCTCCTCTAAACTGCTGCAGCCTCAGTACCGCAGCCTG GACATGTCGGAGGGCAGTGGGTGTGGCCAGTTGCTGGTCAGGGCGCGCTTTGCCTTCCAGCAGACCAATGAGGACGAACTCTCTTTCTCCAAGGGTGACATCATCAGCGTGAGCaggcaggaggaggggggctgGTGGGAAGGCTCGTTCAACGGCAAGACTGGGTGGTTCCCCAGTAACTATGTACGGGAGCTGAAAGGAAGCG aTAAGACATCATCAGACAAGCCAAAGTCTGGGACTTTAAAAAGTCCACCCAAAGGTTTTGACAACACTATCATCAGCAAGACCTACTACAACGTG GTCCTACAGAACATCCTGGAAGCAGAGAGTGAATATTCAAGGGAGCTACAGAGTCTTCTGGGCTCATACCTGCGCTCACTTTATCCCACAGACAg ACTCAGCACTGTGGACATCAGTCATATTCAAGGAAATCTGGAGGAGATCTCAACCTTCCAGCAGATATTGGTTCAGTCCTTAGAAGAGCATACAAA ACTCCCAGAGAGCCAGCAGAGGATTGGGGGGTTCTTCCTGAGTCTGATGCCCCAAATGAAGATCATCTATGTGGCCTACTGCTCCAACCACCCGTTTGCTGTCAATGTACTCACACAACACAG TGAGGAGCTGGGGGAGTACATGGAGTCTAAGGGGGCATCCACACCAGGGATCCTCACTCTGACTACTAGTTTGAGTAAACCCTTCACTAGACTGGAGAGGTACCCAACTCTGCTGAAAGAACTGGACAGACACATGGAG GACCAACACCCTGACAGAGCTGATCTTCATGCTTCCATGGCGGCCTTCAAAAACCTTGga gcTCAGTGTCAGGaagtgaggaagaagaaggagctgGAGTTGCAGATTTTAACAGAGCCAATCAGAAACTGGGAGGGGGATGACATTAGAACCCTCGGCCCTGTTCTGCACATGTCCCAGGCCGCAGTCCACACACAGAACTGTCAG gagTCAAATGAACGCTACCTCGTCCTCTTCCCTCATACGCTGCTCATGCTGTCTGCCAGCCTGAGAATGAGTGGATTCATCTATCAG gGGAGGATGCCACTATCAGGAATGCTCATCTCCAGAATAGAAGATGGAGAAAACCTAAGGAATGCGTTCGAAATATCTG GTGGCCAGTGTGAGCGGATACAGGTGGCGTGTAACAGTCAGCACGATCTACAGGAGTGGCTAGACCTTctcaccaaacacacacacactccggccgcacacacacactcgcacaagcctcagtctgtctgtcacaca tTGCCCTCTCACCCCGTCACTCCTACCAGACACTCTGAGTCACGTGGAGGGAGCATTGGACACACCTACCACACCCTTCCCCACCCCTCCTCATATGGGACGGCACACAGTGGCAGCCCAATGTGGGGGCCCCTGGAGCCACCGAGTACGCCCAAACCCTGGAGCCTGAGCTGCCTTCGCCCTGCGCCTCCGCTCCGGCCCTCTGCCGCTCTATGCTACAAGGAG GATATGAGTAAAAGTCCTAAGAACATGAAGAAGCTGCTCCCTAAGAGGAAGCCAGAGAGGAAGCCGTCAGAAGAGGACTTCACCGTCAGAAAGA GTACAGCCGCTCTAGAGGAGGATGCTCAGATACTGAAAGTGATTGAGGCCTACTGTACCAGTGCCAAGACACGACAGACTCTCAACTCca GCTCCAGCAGGAAGGATGTTCACATGTTGTTcccagaggaggagaagattaTAGTAGAGGAAACCAGGAGCAATGGACAAACTGTggtggaggagag AGCTGTGCTGTTCCTGCAGGAGCCTGGTGGACACTGTGTACAGTCTCAAGGATGA